From the Salipiger sp. CCB-MM3 genome, the window CGGCGACGCCGGGCCGGGGCTGATCGTCTCGGTCTCCTTTCCCGCCGGGGATGGGCAGCCTGCCGCGAAGATTGGGAAACCGTAATCTTTCGAACAGGTGGCGCGAAGCTTCACCCGCCACCCATGCTCTCAAGTGCTCAACCTCACACAGAGAGTCCCGCCATGCCCGAAACCACCCGCCACACCCGTCTGACCCGTCTGCTGCACGGGCTTCTCGCGCTTGCCGTCGTTGTGCAACTGGCCTCGTCGCTGGGGATGATCCCAGATCGCCCGGACCGCCCCGGCAACCTGCTCTTCGAGGTGCACGAGAGCATCGGCATCGCTTCCATGGCGCTGGTGCTGGCGTTCTGGCTGTGGTCGCTGTCGCGGCGCCACGGCACGCAGCTGGGTGCGTTGTTCCCGTGGCTATCTGCATTGCGGCTGCGCGCGCTCAAGGCCGACATTCTGCGCCACATCACCGCGCTGCGCCATCTGCGGATGCCTGCGCATCAGGCCGATGCGCCATTGGCCTCTGCGGTCCATGGGCTCGGGCTCTGCCTCGTGACCCTCATGGCGGGCACCGGTACGCTCTACCTGCTCTCGGGCGCGAGCAGCCCGCGCGAGGCCGGACTGACGATGGAAGTGCATGAGGCCCTCGGCTCCGTGGTGTGGGTCTATCTTGTCGGTCATGGCGGGATGGGGGTGCTCCAGCACCTCGGCACCGAATTCGATCTGCGCAGCATGTGGTCGCTGCGCCCCAAGACTCAAAAGGACTGACGCGGGGCAGGGCCGCCACAAGGCCGTGCCCTCACGCGATCGTGGTCGGTTTGAGGGCTGAACCCACCCGGATGGCTTTGGGACAGGCGGTTTCCGGGGTAGTCTGAGGGTCTGCGGCGCGCTGCGCCGCAGACCCTCAGCAAGACCCACAGCACGCCTGTCAGGAGGGCCTCTCATGACCAATGTTCTGTTCCACCGCCGCAGCCTGCTTGCCGCCGGAGTTGCCTTGCTTGCCACCGGAGCTTCGGGGCTGCGCGTTCCGGCGCGCGCGCAGAGTCTTGCGCCGACGCGCTCGATGCGCGGCGGGTCCAACAACTACCGACCCGGCGCGCCGCTGGTTGCGCGGATCGGCGGCGGTGGATTCTGGATGTCGGGAACGGTGCGCCGTTCCGGAGATGGGGCGCCGCTCGCCGGACAGAGGATCCAGATCTGGGCACATACCACCGAAGGGCACGAGCGCGACCCGCAGAGCCACGGCGCAACGCTGACCGATGACAACGGCGTCTTCCGGCTCGAGATGCCGCAGATCGTCCCGGCCTTCGGGCAGCCGCATGGCCATCTCGCCTATGATAGCGCTGCCTTTGAGACGGTCTTTCTGCGCCCGGTGATGGGAAGCTCCCGCGACAGCAGTCTCGAGGCGCACTTCGTTCTTCAGCCGGTCTGAGCGCGTGCATCTTGCAAGACGTCGACGCGCAGGCAGGGTTTTGATCTGGTCGTCGCTTGCGCTGGCGATCGGCATCCCTGTGGCCGCTGCGGCGGTGAGCCCGCTGCTGGCGTGGCGCCAGCCGGTCTATATCGCCAGCGGTTTTGCCGGGATCATCGCCTTGGGGCTGCTGCTGCTCCAGCCGCTGCTGGCCATCGGGGCGCTGCCCGGACTGCAGGGTGGACGCGGGCGGCGTGTGCATCGCTGGATCGGCGCCGCTCTGGTGATCTTCGTGGTCCTGCATGTGGCCGGGCTGTGGCTGACCAGCCCGCCGGATGTGATCGACGCGCTGCTCTTCGTCTCGCCAACGCCGTTCTCGGCGTGGGGCGTGATCGCCATGTGGGGGGTGATCCTGTCGGGGCTTCTCGCGCTGCGGCGTCGGCGTGGGCGGCGCTGGCGCCTCTTCCATCGGGGTCTTGGCGCAGTGGTCGTCGGTTGCAGTGTGATCCATGCGCTGCTGATCGAGGGAACGATGGAGCCGCTGTCGAAGGCGCTGCTGTGCGGGTTGGTCCTGTTGGCCACGCTCGCAGCGGTCCTGCGCCCGCGTCTTGTCCGCGCGGGGCGCCGCCGCGCCTCTGGTGCGGGTTAGGGCTGGGACAGGTTAGGGACGGGCGGCGGCGCCGATCCGGGCCATTTCCTCGGCCAGAGCCTGACGCACGCGGGCGATGCGCGGCACCTGCCGCAGCGCTTCGGGCACCACCAGCCAGACCGGCAGCGCGGGCAGGCGGAGGAACTCGGCGATCCGTTCGACTCTTGGATCAGCATCCGCGATCACGCGTTGAAAGCCGCCCACGCCGCAGCCTGCACAGACCAGCGCCCAATTGACCAGCTGATCCTCGCAGCGCAGCGGAAAGGTCTCGCGGCTGGCAGTCCAGCCGTTCTCGGCCATCAGTCTTTGCATGATGTCAGACCGTCCGTAGCCCACGAAATCCATCGCCTTCAGCGCCTCCAGAGTCTCGGGACGCCCGGCGCGGTCGAGGTAGCTGCGCGCCGCGTAGAGCCCCAAGGGCAGATCCGCCACCTTCTGCGCCGAGAGATCGCCGCGCTCCGGTCGGAACATGCGCAGCGCGATGTCGGCCTCGCGGTGCAACAGGTTTTCGGGCAGGTCAGAGGCGACGAGGTCGATGCGGATGCCCGGCTCTTCTCTGCGCAGCCGTGCAAGAAGTTGCGGCAGATGCCAATGCGCCACCACTCGCGCGGCGGTGAGGCGCACGGTGCCTTCGAGCCGCGCGCTCGCCCCGGCGGCGGTCAGCGAGATGCGGGCTGCGGCATCCTCCATCTGCTGTGCGTGCGCCAGCAACTGGTGGCCCATCGGTGTGAGGGTTTGCCCCTCGGGGCGGCGGGTGAAGAGGGGCTGCTCCAGAGCCTCTTCCAACGCGCGCATGTGCCGACCCAACGTGGGCTGGCTGATGCCGCTGCTTCGCGCGGCCGCCGACAGCGAACCGGAGCTGGCGACGCGGACGAAGCTTTGCAGAAGGGACCAGTCGAGTTGCCGAACATCCATTCATTCATGAATGGGCAGCTTGCAATTTTTCGCAATCCCCATGCGATAACTTCCGTGGGAGGATGGCCCCGCAAGCACAGGAGGCATCATGTCACGTAGCGTTCTCATCCTTGGTGCGTCGGGCCATTCCGGCAGCGCTTTCGCCTGCGCCTTTGCCGAAGACGGTTGGGACGTGCGGCGCTACCGCCGTGGCGACGACCCGGCCCGCGCGGCGCAGGGCGCAGATCTGATCGTCAATGCCATGAACCCGCCGGACTACCACGACTGGGCGCGGCAAATCCCCGCGATCACCGAGCTTACCATGACGGCGGCACGGGCCAGCGGCGCGCGGGTGCTCATTCCCGGAAACGTCTACGTCTTTGGCCAAGAACCCGCGCCTTGGTCCGCCGAGACCCCGCACCACCCCTGCAGCCGCAAGGGGCGGATACGCTCCGAAATGGAAGCGGCGTGGCGGGCCTCCGGGCTTCCGGTGACCATTCTGCGGGCGGGGGATTTCATCGACGGCGCAAAGCCGGGGCTGATGATGGGGCGGGTGATGCTGAAACATCTCGGGCAGGGAAAGATCACAGCCCTCGGGCCGCCCGACGTGCGGCGCGCCTACGCTTATCTTCCCGATGTCGCCCGCGCCGCGGTGGCGCTGTCACGCAAGGACGACCTGCCGCGTTTTGCCGACATCCCGTTTCCGGGGCACAGCTTCAGCCTGACCGAGATGGCCTCCGAGATCACCCGGCAGACTGGCCGGGACCTGCGCATCACCCGCTTTCCATGGTGGACGCTGCGCATGGCCTCCCCAGTCTGGGAGCTTGCGCGGGAGCTATATGAGATGCGCTATCTCTTCGCACATCCCCATTGGCTGGATGGCGCGGCGTTTGACGCGGCGGTGCCGGAGTTCGTCAAGACACCCTTCAGCGAGGTTGTCGCCTCCCATCTACCGGGCAGGTCCTGAGTAGGGCCGCGCCGCCGGGGGGATGGCGGCGCGCAGGGCGGGGTCAGGCCTTGCCGCGCAGCATCTCTTCGACCAGCCGCTGCACCTGCAGCGCTTCGCGCGGGGTGGCGAGCCGGTGCGGCTTGCCCGCGACGCAGAGCAGCAGATCGTCAAGCTGCGCCCGCAGCGCCACGGCGCGCGGATCGGCTGGGGCAGGCGCGACCGGGGTGAAGCCCGCGCCGGTGGAGACGGCTTCATCCGAGAAGTTCGAGACGCGATGGCTGGCCGCGCTGCCCTTCACGGTGAATTCCTGCCGGTCCTCCTGCGCGCCGCCGACGCTGGCGAGGATCGAGACGGGTAGCCCGGCGGCGTTTTCCAGACGCGCAAGCAGCGCGGTCTCGCAGAGCGCGGGATCGGCGGGGTAGGAGGGCCGCGCCCAGACCACCGACAGCGGGCCGAGGATGCGCTGGCTGAAGAACAGGAAATGCGACAGCACCTCGCGGGTCATGCCGCCCTCGTCGCGGAACCGCAGCCAGTCCGCCGCCGTCTGCCACGCGCGCGGCCAAGCGGCATAGGTGACC encodes:
- a CDS encoding twin-arginine translocation pathway signal encodes the protein MTNVLFHRRSLLAAGVALLATGASGLRVPARAQSLAPTRSMRGGSNNYRPGAPLVARIGGGGFWMSGTVRRSGDGAPLAGQRIQIWAHTTEGHERDPQSHGATLTDDNGVFRLEMPQIVPAFGQPHGHLAYDSAAFETVFLRPVMGSSRDSSLEAHFVLQPV
- a CDS encoding NmrA family NAD(P)-binding protein → MSRSVLILGASGHSGSAFACAFAEDGWDVRRYRRGDDPARAAQGADLIVNAMNPPDYHDWARQIPAITELTMTAARASGARVLIPGNVYVFGQEPAPWSAETPHHPCSRKGRIRSEMEAAWRASGLPVTILRAGDFIDGAKPGLMMGRVMLKHLGQGKITALGPPDVRRAYAYLPDVARAAVALSRKDDLPRFADIPFPGHSFSLTEMASEITRQTGRDLRITRFPWWTLRMASPVWELARELYEMRYLFAHPHWLDGAAFDAAVPEFVKTPFSEVVASHLPGRS
- a CDS encoding LysR family transcriptional regulator, producing MDVRQLDWSLLQSFVRVASSGSLSAAARSSGISQPTLGRHMRALEEALEQPLFTRRPEGQTLTPMGHQLLAHAQQMEDAAARISLTAAGASARLEGTVRLTAARVVAHWHLPQLLARLRREEPGIRIDLVASDLPENLLHREADIALRMFRPERGDLSAQKVADLPLGLYAARSYLDRAGRPETLEALKAMDFVGYGRSDIMQRLMAENGWTASRETFPLRCEDQLVNWALVCAGCGVGGFQRVIADADPRVERIAEFLRLPALPVWLVVPEALRQVPRIARVRQALAEEMARIGAAARP
- a CDS encoding cytochrome b/b6 domain-containing protein produces the protein MPETTRHTRLTRLLHGLLALAVVVQLASSLGMIPDRPDRPGNLLFEVHESIGIASMALVLAFWLWSLSRRHGTQLGALFPWLSALRLRALKADILRHITALRHLRMPAHQADAPLASAVHGLGLCLVTLMAGTGTLYLLSGASSPREAGLTMEVHEALGSVVWVYLVGHGGMGVLQHLGTEFDLRSMWSLRPKTQKD
- a CDS encoding Gfo/Idh/MocA family protein — encoded protein: MAVKTAIIGLGIMGRRMLEHMQLHEGYTVSAMWDPSAEASNAARQMAPDVTVAATAEEAMAGADLVYLACPPVPRMAYALAAADAGQAVFLEKPLGVDVATSEVLVAKLEASGVPAAVNFTQAAGEALANISAAAQAGKIGDLVGVDMVVTYAAWPRAWQTAADWLRFRDEGGMTREVLSHFLFFSQRILGPLSVVWARPSYPADPALCETALLARLENAAGLPVSILASVGGAQEDRQEFTVKGSAASHRVSNFSDEAVSTGAGFTPVAPAPADPRAVALRAQLDDLLLCVAGKPHRLATPREALQVQRLVEEMLRGKA
- a CDS encoding ferric reductase-like transmembrane domain-containing protein — translated: MIWSSLALAIGIPVAAAAVSPLLAWRQPVYIASGFAGIIALGLLLLQPLLAIGALPGLQGGRGRRVHRWIGAALVIFVVLHVAGLWLTSPPDVIDALLFVSPTPFSAWGVIAMWGVILSGLLALRRRRGRRWRLFHRGLGAVVVGCSVIHALLIEGTMEPLSKALLCGLVLLATLAAVLRPRLVRAGRRRASGAG